One part of the Acuticoccus sediminis genome encodes these proteins:
- a CDS encoding ABC transporter permease — MIRGALDFGRRLMADRAAAGGAVLIALLVLAAILAPILATHPEDVWAFHLTERLEAPSLSHLFGTDRMGADIYSRILFGARITITIAVVAVGTAVVIGVPIGLLAGYYRNWFSDLLMRVSDIFLAVPQIVLAIAIAQTLGPSIENVILALSITYWPFWARLVYAETRSVKNEVFIEAASAMGASDLRIAVLHILPNIASAIIVRTSIGMGATILTAAALGFLGLGAPPPTPEWGRMISESREFLPDAWWYATAPGLAIFVVVMGFNLLGDGLRDILDPKFRRGGVK; from the coding sequence ATGATCCGCGGAGCGCTCGATTTCGGCCGGCGCCTGATGGCCGACCGCGCGGCCGCCGGCGGCGCGGTCCTCATCGCCCTCCTGGTCCTCGCCGCGATCCTGGCGCCGATCCTCGCTACCCATCCCGAGGACGTGTGGGCCTTCCACCTGACCGAGCGGCTTGAGGCGCCGTCCCTTTCCCACCTCTTCGGCACGGACCGGATGGGCGCGGACATCTACTCGCGCATCCTCTTCGGGGCGCGCATCACGATCACCATCGCCGTGGTCGCGGTCGGGACGGCGGTCGTCATCGGCGTGCCCATCGGCCTCCTCGCGGGCTACTACCGCAACTGGTTCTCCGACCTCCTGATGCGCGTGTCGGACATCTTCCTTGCGGTGCCGCAGATCGTCCTCGCCATCGCCATCGCGCAGACCCTCGGGCCGTCGATCGAGAACGTCATCCTGGCGCTGTCGATCACCTACTGGCCGTTCTGGGCGCGCCTCGTCTACGCGGAGACGCGCTCGGTCAAGAACGAGGTGTTCATCGAGGCGGCGTCGGCGATGGGGGCGTCGGACCTGCGCATCGCCGTCCTGCACATCCTGCCCAACATCGCCTCGGCGATCATCGTGCGCACTTCCATCGGCATGGGGGCGACGATCCTGACCGCCGCCGCGCTCGGCTTCCTCGGCCTCGGGGCGCCGCCGCCGACGCCGGAGTGGGGCCGCATGATCTCGGAATCGCGCGAGTTCCTGCCCGACGCGTGGTGGTACGCGACGGCGCCCGGCCTCGCGATCTTCGTCGTCGTCATGGGCTTCAACCTGCTCGGCGACGGGCTGCGCGACATCCTCGACCCGAAGTTCCGGCGCGGAGGGGTCAAATGA
- a CDS encoding ABC transporter substrate-binding protein, with product MKRWIGAALVAALTAAAPTVGHAEKYVHANNSAYDTLDPHTVFDVARVATRLNLYDGLYRWVDNPPQLIPWIATSHEVSDDGLTWTFTLRDDVKFHDGSTMTAEDVVYSMERMLAVKRGAGTLFLPMMDPGTAKALDDTTVQFTLKEPSAIFGALVADIYVVNKDLVQENEVDGDWGQAYLIDHEAGTGSYMLDRYDPAIGFSADRFEDHFAGWGDKYYDEIEFRTVVETNTRVQGLMSGEYQGLDGYLAPDQIARLRRDDDVQIIEQESMRVFHFAINNRRPPLDDINMRKALAHAFDYDGFINEILQGSVVRNPTIIPNPMWGAPDVEGYDYDLEKAKEYLSKVKGDMRTLKIGTLAGFSETEQAAALLQNAGRQLGLTIEIESAPWPVVNSRMQNPEEMYDMVPYWKSTYYADPNNWVGELYGSRYIPIRNVSGYSVPEVDEKLNKALTLTDQAERAPLYQAATKQIYDDAAGIWIYNTKWFGPYATSVAGIRFCPIGNGQDMRWAYPAD from the coding sequence ATGAAGAGATGGATCGGAGCGGCCCTCGTCGCTGCGCTCACGGCCGCCGCCCCGACGGTCGGTCACGCCGAGAAGTACGTTCACGCCAACAACTCGGCCTACGACACCCTGGACCCGCATACGGTGTTCGACGTGGCGCGCGTTGCCACACGCCTCAATCTCTACGACGGGCTCTATCGCTGGGTGGACAATCCGCCCCAGCTCATCCCCTGGATCGCGACGAGCCACGAGGTCTCCGACGACGGCCTCACCTGGACCTTCACCCTGCGCGATGACGTGAAGTTCCATGATGGCTCGACGATGACGGCCGAGGACGTCGTCTACTCCATGGAGCGGATGCTCGCCGTGAAGCGCGGCGCCGGCACGCTCTTCCTGCCGATGATGGACCCGGGCACCGCCAAGGCGCTGGACGACACGACCGTCCAGTTCACCCTCAAGGAGCCCTCCGCCATCTTCGGCGCGCTGGTGGCGGACATCTACGTCGTCAACAAGGACCTGGTGCAGGAGAACGAGGTCGACGGCGACTGGGGTCAGGCCTACCTGATCGATCACGAGGCGGGCACCGGCTCCTATATGCTGGACCGCTACGACCCCGCCATCGGCTTCTCCGCCGACCGGTTCGAGGACCACTTCGCCGGCTGGGGCGACAAGTACTACGACGAGATCGAGTTCCGGACCGTGGTGGAGACCAACACCCGCGTGCAGGGGCTGATGAGCGGCGAGTACCAGGGTCTCGACGGCTACCTCGCGCCGGACCAGATCGCGCGCCTCCGGCGGGACGACGACGTGCAGATCATCGAGCAGGAGTCGATGCGCGTCTTCCACTTCGCGATCAACAACCGCCGCCCGCCGCTCGACGACATCAACATGCGCAAGGCCCTGGCGCACGCGTTCGACTACGACGGCTTCATCAACGAGATCCTGCAGGGCTCGGTGGTGCGCAACCCGACGATCATCCCCAACCCGATGTGGGGTGCGCCGGACGTCGAGGGCTACGACTACGACCTCGAGAAGGCGAAGGAGTACCTCAGCAAGGTCAAGGGCGACATGCGCACGCTGAAGATCGGCACGCTCGCCGGCTTCTCCGAGACCGAGCAGGCGGCCGCCCTCCTGCAGAACGCGGGCCGGCAGCTCGGCCTCACGATCGAGATCGAGTCCGCGCCCTGGCCGGTCGTCAACTCGCGGATGCAGAATCCTGAGGAGATGTACGACATGGTGCCGTACTGGAAATCGACCTACTACGCCGACCCCAACAACTGGGTCGGTGAGCTCTACGGCTCGCGCTACATCCCGATCCGCAACGTGTCGGGCTACTCCGTGCCCGAGGTCGACGAGAAGCTGAACAAGGCTCTCACCCTGACAGACCAGGCCGAGCGCGCGCCGCTCTACCAGGCCGCCACGAAGCAGATCTACGACGATGCGGCCGGCATCTGGATCTACAACACCAAGTGGTTCGGTCCCTACGCGACGAGCGTCGCCGGCATCCGCTTCTGCCCGATCGGCAACGGGCAGGACATGCGCTGGGCCTACCCGGCCGACTGA
- a CDS encoding ABC transporter permease: MRRLEIVLSRIAWFVPTLVGLVVIVFVISHVVPTDPVRVIAGENATPEQVEALRVELGYDKPLTVQLYRYFVDLAQGDMGRSLYTRRQISDDLAHRLPATLELTFAAIILAIAIGIPMGVISAFRRNTWIDHLLRVLSVAGLAVASFWLAMELQMIFSTRLGWTPLNGRMSGFGPDEITDFMVIDALITRDWESLRSALAHLILPAITLALPAAATILRFTRSGVLEVINSNFVLYERAMGMPEALITWKYVLRNALVSTVTQIGLIFGVLFSSAVVVEAVFDWPGLGAYAVQSILQNDHAAIMGFTLVVGVVFILANLAVDILHTFIDPRSTR, from the coding sequence ATGCGTCGCCTCGAAATCGTCCTCAGCCGGATCGCCTGGTTCGTGCCCACCCTCGTCGGGCTCGTCGTCATCGTCTTCGTGATCAGCCACGTCGTGCCGACCGACCCGGTGCGCGTGATCGCCGGCGAGAATGCGACGCCCGAGCAGGTGGAGGCGCTCCGCGTCGAGCTCGGCTACGACAAGCCCCTCACGGTCCAGCTCTACCGCTACTTCGTCGACCTCGCGCAGGGCGACATGGGCCGCAGCCTCTATACCCGCCGGCAGATCTCCGACGATCTCGCCCACCGCCTGCCGGCGACGCTGGAGCTGACCTTCGCGGCGATCATCCTGGCGATCGCCATCGGCATCCCGATGGGCGTGATCTCCGCCTTCAGGCGCAACACGTGGATCGACCACCTCCTGCGCGTGCTCTCGGTCGCCGGCCTCGCGGTGGCGAGCTTCTGGCTGGCGATGGAGCTGCAGATGATCTTCTCCACCCGCCTCGGGTGGACGCCGCTCAACGGCCGCATGTCCGGCTTCGGGCCGGACGAGATCACCGACTTCATGGTGATCGACGCGCTCATCACGCGTGACTGGGAATCGCTGCGCTCGGCGCTCGCCCACCTGATCCTGCCGGCGATCACGCTGGCGCTCCCCGCCGCGGCGACCATCCTGCGCTTCACGCGCTCGGGCGTCCTCGAGGTGATCAACTCCAACTTCGTCCTCTACGAGCGGGCGATGGGGATGCCGGAGGCGCTGATCACCTGGAAGTACGTGCTGCGCAACGCGCTCGTCTCCACCGTGACGCAGATCGGGCTGATCTTCGGCGTGCTGTTCTCGAGCGCCGTCGTCGTCGAGGCGGTGTTCGACTGGCCGGGCCTCGGCGCCTACGCGGTCCAGTCGATCCTGCAGAACGACCACGCGGCGATCATGGGCTTCACCCTCGTCGTCGGCGTCGTGTTCATCCTCGCCAACCTCGCCGTCGACATCCTGCACACCTTCATCGACCCGAGGAGCACGCGATGA
- a CDS encoding polysaccharide deacetylase family protein, with the protein MDRAPDLEPWQWPEEQWRRIVGRVRAGRTLRPETWPGGARCAVALSFDVDHETNELRDGGHSIGRMSQGQYGSRQGIPRILSLLRRHGVPASFYVPAVVALLYPDEVKGFVDGGHEVGIHGWIHERNSVLPLEAERDLQMRAADTLEAVTGVRPVGIRTPSWDFSPNTLAITKEMGLLYDSSLMADVDCYELMLDGVPTGVTELPVEWIRDDAVYFAMARFQGLRPYTPPDAVFDIFRREFDAAYEEGGLFQLTMHPHMIGYRSRMWILDTLVDHIRGHADVWFATHADIVRHANTASL; encoded by the coding sequence ATGGACCGCGCCCCCGACCTCGAACCCTGGCAGTGGCCCGAAGAGCAGTGGCGCCGGATCGTCGGCCGGGTGCGGGCCGGCCGGACCCTGCGTCCCGAGACGTGGCCGGGCGGGGCGCGCTGCGCCGTGGCGCTGTCCTTCGACGTCGACCACGAGACCAACGAGCTGCGCGACGGCGGCCATTCCATCGGCCGCATGAGCCAGGGACAGTACGGCAGCCGCCAGGGCATCCCGCGTATCCTGTCGCTCCTGAGGCGCCACGGCGTGCCCGCCTCGTTCTACGTTCCGGCGGTGGTGGCGCTCCTCTATCCGGACGAGGTGAAGGGCTTCGTCGACGGCGGCCACGAGGTCGGCATCCACGGCTGGATCCACGAGCGCAACTCGGTCCTGCCGCTGGAGGCCGAGCGCGACCTCCAGATGCGCGCCGCCGACACGCTGGAGGCGGTGACAGGCGTGCGCCCGGTCGGCATCCGCACCCCCTCGTGGGACTTCAGCCCCAACACGCTCGCCATCACGAAGGAGATGGGCCTCCTCTACGATTCCTCGCTGATGGCGGACGTCGACTGCTACGAGCTGATGCTGGACGGCGTACCCACCGGCGTCACCGAGCTTCCGGTGGAGTGGATCCGCGACGACGCGGTCTACTTCGCGATGGCGCGCTTCCAGGGCCTGCGTCCCTACACGCCGCCGGACGCCGTCTTCGACATCTTCCGTCGTGAGTTCGATGCTGCCTACGAGGAAGGCGGCCTCTTCCAGCTCACCATGCACCCGCACATGATCGGCTACCGCTCCCGTATGTGGATCCTCGACACGCTCGTCGACCACATCCGCGGCCACGCCGACGTGTGGTTCGCGACGCACGCCGACATCGTGCGTCACGCCAACACCGCCTCCCTCTGA